ATGAAATTTAGTACTTTTTTAATATTTATACCGCTTTGGTCCACTGCCGTATATGACCCTGTATGCCATTGGGTATGGGGAGGCGGATTTCTTGGCGCCTGGGAAGTGCTTGACTTTGCAGGGGGAACGGTTGTGCACATAAATTCAGCTGCAGCAGCGCTTGCCCTGGTTATTCTGCTCGGAAAACGTAAGCCACAAAATATAAGACCGCCGTGTAATGTTCCCATGGTACTCCTCGGCACCGGCCTGCTCTGGTTCGGCTGGTTCGGATTTAACGCAGGGAGCGAATTGGCTGCCGATGGCAGGGCAGCATTTGCCTGGGTAATAACAAATACGGCAGCCGCCACTGCATGCTTTGTATGGACAGTCTGCGAATGGATCCATCGTGGAAAGCCAACACTTATTGGCGCTGCGTCCGGCGCAATTGCCGGCCTTGTTGCCATAACACCGGCAGCTGGTTTTGTCGGTCCTCTGGGCGCTGTTCAGATAGGAATTATGTCCGGTATTGGGTGCTACTTTGCCAGTATGAAACTGAAAAAGCTCCTTGGATATGACGACGCATTAGATGTTGTCGGCGTACATGGAGTCGGTGGCACAATAGGCGCTTTCGCTACTGGACTGTATTGCACCAAGATGGTAATGGGTCCTGATGGGGTAGACGGTTTGTTCATTGGATGGGGAGCTGAAGGCGCCATTCAGTTAGGCAAACAGTGTGTTGGTTTCGTGGTTGCCTGGGCATATGCATTCTGTGTAACAATGATTATCGGATTGTTTCTCAAAGGCATAATGGGGCTAAGAACAACTGAACAGCAGGAGAACACCGGTCTTGATCTCACTCAACACGGAGAGGGCGCTTACCACCTGGAAACAGAATCTTTAAGCACACTAAAGGCGCCAGCAGGCCATTAATTTTATCTCCTTATGTATCAGGGGAAAAACAGCATTGAGAAAAAAAACAGGGCACTGTCTTTTGAAGATAGTGCCCTGTTTTTTGAAGTATTCTCTTTGCTTCGGATACCGTTATCTATTGTTTGCCTTCCCCCGAAAGCGGTTTAAGTCCTCGCAGACTGTGATTGCAATAAGGGCATCTCCTTATGAAGAGAAACATAATGAAGACAAGCATCCCCCATAATCCGGCGGTAAAGAGGAAAAGCACTATATCTCCAACATCCAATTTGTGAATCCGCTTTGGAACGACACGTTTTTCGCAGTAACGGCAAAAAGCTGTTTTTGAGCGTTTCACCGATGGTTTGTTTGCTATAACGTTATTTATTTTTTCAAAAGGGTTCAGGCGTATCGCCTTCTCTTTTTTTCGACAGAGTCCTTCCGCCATACAACGGACAGTTCTGTTTTTCTTGAGAGTGTTACAGATTTGCTTAAACTCCCTTGCAATAAATAATTCTATGCGGAATCCTCCCGGAGCTTTCAATCCATAACGTCTTTCCAAGAGAAAACGTTCCGGGTCCTTGAATATTTTCAGGGCAGTTTCCTTAAATTTTTTTACCTTGCTCATCCGCATGTATTTTTATGAAAGTTGTATGTGTTCCTTTTCCCAACCCTCTCTTTGAGATGTGAAACAATGGAGGTGTCGCGCTTCAGGAGGACATGATCTCTGTAATAATTTTAATTTTTTTATTGCTTTTCACATGGAAAACATTTTTATTATTTGTTTTAAGAAGGTCTAAGCGAAGAAAATTTTATACTCTGCCTGTTTGTACTAAGTTTTGCTGGTCATCTGCACGAAACCTTATCTGAGTTATAGACTATCTGTAATGATTATTTATCAGGACTACATCAGCGGCTCTTGGAGCAAATCTCACCTTAGCACAATCCTCATATTTGGCAACAGTTTTTTTCCGTGTTCAATTGTTAACGTAAATGATGTCATCAAAATATACCGAGTGTATCCTCCTCTAAAATAATATTTTTCAGAACGCAAAAAAATCAGATTAAATTTATACAACGATAAAAACCAATAGGGCAGTGCAATTTTACCATGTACAATATAAATAACTATCAATTTCTCGATTTTAAGATAGCGCCAAACTTGCATAAGTCCAATTATGCCGTTTTAATTAATACCATAGGAAAGGGCATAAAGTATGCTCCATACGCTGATTTTGCTCTGGAATATAATATCCTGAAGGAACTTGACCATGCCCAGATACCAAAGGTTTATGATATTGGGCAAGGGGATTTATTCAAAAATGGAAAACTATTAATAAAACAAAATTTCATCGTACTGCAGCATATTGATGGATATGACCTTGTCACGTATTTCAATGAACAGGACATGAGAAGCGCCGAAACCATCAATGAGGTTGTGCATTTGTTTATTACTGCCTGCGAACCGTTACAGTATCTCCATGACAAACATTACATTCACTGCGATTTAAAACCGGGCCATCTAATTTACCATAAAAAATCCGGGATAACACATATTATTGATTTTGAACTTGCCATAGAAAACGGCGATTTCCCAAAAGGAATAAGTAAAGAATATGCATCTCCCGAACAATTGCAATTACTTGCCTTTCTAAAAAATCATCCTGACGTGGAAGACCATAAAGATATCCCTGTTCCTCTTCGGCTTGACGGCAGGACAGACCTCTATGCTATAGGTCTCTTACTTTATCAGATTATAACAAAAAAATTATGGAGGCCGGAAAAGGTATTACCCGGTAAAATAAATAAAAGTATTCCTCAAAAGCTGGAAGAAATTACTCTGGGGCTGTTAGAGGAAAATATTTCAAAGAGAATCTCCTCTGCGATGGAATTAAAAAAGTCTTTAAGCAGCATGTAACGTATCTGTATTCTTACAATTTTGCATTTTAGAATTTTTCAATCATGATAGAGCTTCACTCAGGATAAATACCGGAAGCTGACTTCGCCAATCCCTTACAGACAACACTTTTGTTAGATACGGATGATTTGGATGCTTTATATACGGTGCACCTTCATCAGGAATTTCGAGATAATTCATGAAAAACATAATAGTATCAGATATTCACAGCAATATAGAGGCTTTACTGGCGTTAATTAAAGAATTGTCCATAAAAGAGGTCCCCATTGACAGGTTGCTGGTTGCCGGCGATGTTGTTGGTTACGGCGCTTCGCCAAATGAATGTTGCGATATAATACGGTATTTGGTTTACGGTGAAAAGGCTATGCCTTTAGAAACCATTCATAACAAGATTCTGAATCAACCATACCTTGATTTCTCAGGCAGAGATACGATGATGAATGCCCTCGCGTTATTCGAAAAGAAATGTTTCGTCATCGGAGGAAATCATGACAAAGAAGCAATCGGGGAGCCTTCTCTTGTTTCAGAGATGAATCCCGTTGCAAAGGCTGCTGCAGACTGGACGCATGAAAAATTAACGAAAGAAAACCGCAGGTTTTTAAAAAACCTTTCAATGAGAAAAAAATTTGGGAAGGAAGGTTTTGAAATCGTGCACAGTACACCTGCATACCCACGGGGGTATGAATACGCCAAGAATGCGGGTGTATTAAAATACACATCACTTTGGTCAAAGGCAACCTTCGGCGGACACACACACCGGCCTGCCGCTTACATTTATACAAAGGAAACAAGAATGGTAAATGCCACCGTTCTTATTCCAACTGATAATTATGATATGAGACTTATGCTTATTGAAAAGCAATCCAACGATAAAGAAGAATCTTTTACTATGGATTCAGATAAGGATTGGAAATATTATCTGAATGTGGGCTCACTGGGGCAACCACGCGACGGGAATCCTTATGGCTCCTATGTCGTATTTGATTCTGTTTCAAAACATGTCTCTTTTAAACGGGTTCCTTATAATACAGAAGCAGCTTCAGAAAAAATCAAAAGGGCGGAACTGCCCAAAGAATTAGCGGAGAGAATTTTAAAGGGTGTTTAGATTTTCCCTTGGCGTTCGGGAGTTTTATCATGTAAGACTATTTCATTATTACTAAGGTTCTGGAATTCAATGGGGAAAGCATTTTCAACAAAATTTTTAATAACATTTTTTTGTCTGCGAAAGACAAAACTCTGTCGGGAGTGAACCTATGTATACCATAAACAAATTTAAATTCGATGAATTTAAGATAACACCAGGACACAGGGCAAATTACGCAATTCTTACCAATCCCGAATTTCAAGAGAAACAGTGGGGAATGAAATATCATCCCTCTAACGATTATTCAAGAGAATTTAAAGTCCTTACCTTCTTTTCGCATCCCCAAATCCCTGTCCGGCACAAGGTGGGAAATGATACTATGTACAAGGAAGATAAATTCGTGCTCGATCAACATTACCTTGTCATGACACACTTTGAGGGGGAAGGTATCGATGCGTACTACAAGAGAAAAGATTTGCCGGACCAACAGGAAATAGAACGGATAGTCAAATATTTTTCAAGTATTACATCACCTTTACATCATATGCATTCAGCAGGATACATTCATTGTGATATTAAGCCAGGACATCTCATTCTCAATCCCGAAACGGGAATAATAGCGCTAATAGATCTTGAATGTACGATTAAAACGGGAGAGATTATTCGTGGCATGACAAGGGAGTACGCCTCACCGGAACAAAAACAAATGATTCAGTTA
The sequence above is drawn from the Candidatus Brocadiaceae bacterium genome and encodes:
- a CDS encoding protein kinase; translated protein: MYNINNYQFLDFKIAPNLHKSNYAVLINTIGKGIKYAPYADFALEYNILKELDHAQIPKVYDIGQGDLFKNGKLLIKQNFIVLQHIDGYDLVTYFNEQDMRSAETINEVVHLFITACEPLQYLHDKHYIHCDLKPGHLIYHKKSGITHIIDFELAIENGDFPKGISKEYASPEQLQLLAFLKNHPDVEDHKDIPVPLRLDGRTDLYAIGLLLYQIITKKLWRPEKVLPGKINKSIPQKLEEITLGLLEENISKRISSAMELKKSLSSM
- a CDS encoding metallophosphoesterase, producing MKNIIVSDIHSNIEALLALIKELSIKEVPIDRLLVAGDVVGYGASPNECCDIIRYLVYGEKAMPLETIHNKILNQPYLDFSGRDTMMNALALFEKKCFVIGGNHDKEAIGEPSLVSEMNPVAKAAADWTHEKLTKENRRFLKNLSMRKKFGKEGFEIVHSTPAYPRGYEYAKNAGVLKYTSLWSKATFGGHTHRPAAYIYTKETRMVNATVLIPTDNYDMRLMLIEKQSNDKEESFTMDSDKDWKYYLNVGSLGQPRDGNPYGSYVVFDSVSKHVSFKRVPYNTEAASEKIKRAELPKELAERILKGV
- a CDS encoding ammonium transporter, whose translation is MRKTGLMTIMAVILIMVTASIAWAGEDVLDTGDNAWILTSAALVLLMTPGLAFFYGGMCSVKNIVNMLMMVFMGMSIISVQWVFWGYSLSFGPDCGSFIGSLSMAGLRGITPDSLSGTISEYTFLAFQATFAIITVGLIMGAVEGRMKFSTFLIFIPLWSTAVYDPVCHWVWGGGFLGAWEVLDFAGGTVVHINSAAAALALVILLGKRKPQNIRPPCNVPMVLLGTGLLWFGWFGFNAGSELAADGRAAFAWVITNTAAATACFVWTVCEWIHRGKPTLIGAASGAIAGLVAITPAAGFVGPLGAVQIGIMSGIGCYFASMKLKKLLGYDDALDVVGVHGVGGTIGAFATGLYCTKMVMGPDGVDGLFIGWGAEGAIQLGKQCVGFVVAWAYAFCVTMIIGLFLKGIMGLRTTEQQENTGLDLTQHGEGAYHLETESLSTLKAPAGH